In one Rhinopithecus roxellana isolate Shanxi Qingling chromosome 1, ASM756505v1, whole genome shotgun sequence genomic region, the following are encoded:
- the TEX55 gene encoding testis-specific expressed protein 55 translates to MEEPPQEALAEPLERESPAAPSSAGHTNGQEEDDQKNQAERKADNHTAHRIADQTALRVPSQAESNIFSQTTNGVAEQNGRSTPGQAGHRASNPANVSDLRADDQVDQTPSEQTEGKASSQANNVQYEQSDGQVSGLTEERTVEQIERRLPSQAERVTSGQIDGRLSMPSDQRGSRQTDHRMSGQSERRASEQMDCRISDKAEGITSEQITYTLSRLSEKRPSVQIDSGLSVPSDRSPSVQIDSGSSVPSDRSPSVQIDNGSSVPSDQRPSVQIDRRMSGKVRRTSVKTDYRLASLADQGTSEQIDLRSHGLVDHKTSVKTHHQVYGKATELAEHQTIDQAHSNADQPPVDKADYNESDQIDHLADRQANHKDQLSYYERRGQSEDRIFPQLGNSKEDKEADYRVQPCKFENSQVDLNSKLSVEMETQNATTIPAYHPVDARFTSNFQAKDQALFPRLPSISSKLNHISSQEKTQAIVTKSDEFSEIEQGKSYHIRNQTCRRFPSIVYEDPYQVSLQYMEKHHILQIFQQITENLVYEKPEDPLNFMLCQV, encoded by the exons ATGGAAGAGCCTCCGCAAGAGGCTCTGGCTGAACCCTTGGAACGTGAAAGCCCAGCCGCTCCCTCAAGTGCTGGCCACACTAATGGCCAGGAAGAAGACGACCAGAAGAACCAGGCCGAAAGGAAGGCAGATAACCACACTGCTCACAGAATAGCTGATCAGACTGCCCTAAGAGTGCCTAGCCAGGCTGAGTCCAACATATTTAGCCAAACTACCAATGGAGTAGCTGAACAAAATGGGCGTAGTACACCTGGTCAGGCTGGCCACAGAGCATCCAACCCTGCTAATGTTTCTGACCTTAGAGCAGATGATCAGGTTGACCAAACACCATCTGAACAGACTGAAGGCAAGGCATCTAGCCAAGCTAATAATGTACAGTATGAACAGAGTGATGGTCAGGTGTCTGGCCTGACCGAGGAAAGAACTGTGGAACAGATTGAAAGAAGATTACCTAGCCAGGCTGAGAGAGTAACTTCTGGGCAGATTGATGGTAGACTGTCTATGCCATCTGACCAGAGAGGTTCCAGACAGACTGATCACAGAATGTCAG GCCAGTCTGAGAGAAGAGCTTCCGAGCAGATGGACTGTAGAATATCTGACAAGGCTGAGGGAATAACTTCTGAGCAGATTACATACACGTTATCCAGACTATCTGAGAAAAGACCTTCTGTGCAGATTGATAGTGGGTTATCCGTACCATCTGACCGAAGTCCTTCTGTACAGATTGACAGTGGGTCATCCGTACCATCTGACCGAAGTCCTTCTGTACAGATTGACAATGGATCATCCGTACCATCTGACCAAAGACCTTCAGTACAGATTGACCGCAGAATGTCAGGCAAAGTTAGGAGAACTTCTGTGAAGACTGACTACAGATTGGCTAGCCTGGCTGACCAAGGAACTTCTGAGCAGATTGACCTCAGATCGCATGGCCTCGTTGACCACAAAACATCTGTAAAGACTCACCACCAAGTGTATGGCAAAGCCACTGAACTAGCTGAACACCAGACTATTGACCAAGCTCATAGTAATGCTGATCAACCTCCAGTTGACAAGGCTGACTACAATGAATCTGACCAGATTGACCACTTAGCAGACAGACAAGCTAATCACAAAGACCAACTGTCTTACTATGAAAGACGTGGCCAGTCTGAAGACAGGATATTTCCCCAGTTAGGCAACAGCAAGGAGGACAAAGAGGCTGACTACAGAGTACAACCCTGCAAATTTGAGAACAGCCAAGTAGACCTCAATTCCAAGCTTTCAGTTGAAATGGAAACTCAAAATGCAACCACTATCCCAGCCTACCACCCAGTTGATGCCAGATTCACCAGTAATTTCCAAGCAAAAGACCAAGCCCTTTTCCCAAGACTCCCCTCCATCTCATCCAAATTGAACCATATTAGTAGTCAAGAAAAAACTCAAGCCATAGTAACCAAATCT GATGAATTTTCAGAAATTGAGCAAGGAAAGAGTTATCATATACGCAATCAAACTTGTAGAAGGTTCCCTTCTATAGTTTATGAAGATCCTTATCAAGTTTCACTCCAATACATGGAAAAACACCACATTCTGCAAATATTCCAG CAGATTACTGAAAACTTAGTCTATGAAAAGCCAGAGGACCCCCTGAATTTTATGCTGTGCCAGGTATAG